AATCCTTCACGCAAACAATGTTTCTCCATTTTTCCGTCTTTTGCCATTTTTGCCTCAGGATTAAAACGCATAGCCACATCCAGAAACTCTTTGTCAAGAAATGGTACGCGACCTTCAACACCCCACGAAGCCAGTGATTTATTGGCGCGTAAACAATCGTATAGGTTTAATCGCCTAACTTTTCTTACACTTTCTTTATGAAACTCTTCGGCATTTGGTGCTTTATGGAAATATAAATATCCGCCAAAAATCTCATCAGCACCTTCTCCGGTAAGCACCATTTTAATTCCCATTGATTTAATTACCCGTGCAATCATGTACATGGGAGTGGATGCACGAACAGTTGTAACATCGTAGGTTTCGATATGGTAAATTACATCGCGAATAGCATCAAGACCTTCCTGGATAGTATAATGAATTTCGTGGTGAACCGTTCCGATGTGATCGGCAACTTTTCGGGCAGCAGCCAAATCAGGCGACCCTTCCAAACCAATAACAAAGGAGTGTAATTGTGGCCACCAGGCATCTTTTGTTCCGCCTTCTTCAATACGCTTTGAGGAGAATTTTTTCGCCAGCGCCGAAGTAATCGATGAATCCAGACCACCAGAAAGCAACACTCCATACGGAACGTCGGACATTAACTGACGTTGCACCGCATCTTCAAGCGATTGTGCCAGCTCTTCAATACTTGCCGGATTATCTTTTACATTTTCAAACTCTTCCCATTCGCGAACATGCCATTTTTTATACTCGCCTTCTTTACTATACAAATAATGCCCCGGAGGGAATTCCTCAATTTTAGTACAAAAACCTTCTAATGACTTTAATTCGGAAGCTACATAATAGTTACCCCATTTATCCCAACCCTGATACAAAGGAATAATTCCGATGTGGTCGCGTCCAATCAGGTAAGCATCATTTTCTTCGTCGTACAGAGCGAAGGCAAAAATGCCATTCATTTCATCCAAAAACTTTTCTTTTTTGTCTTTGTACAGGGCCAGGATAACTTCACAGTCCGACCCGGTTTGAAAATCGTATACGCCATCATATCGTTTCCGAATCTCACGATGGTTATAAATTTCACCATTTACTCCTAAAATGAGCTTACGGTCTTTGCTGTATAATGGCTGCCCACCCGACTCCGGGTCGACAATTGAAAGGCGTTCGTGCGCAATTATTGCTTTTTCTCCGCAATAAATACCCGACCAGTCAGGTC
Above is a genomic segment from uncultured Draconibacterium sp. containing:
- the asnB gene encoding asparagine synthase B, giving the protein MCGIVGAFDLKVKAQDLRPQVLMMSKKLRHRGPDWSGIYCGEKAIIAHERLSIVDPESGGQPLYSKDRKLILGVNGEIYNHREIRKRYDGVYDFQTGSDCEVILALYKDKKEKFLDEMNGIFAFALYDEENDAYLIGRDHIGIIPLYQGWDKWGNYYVASELKSLEGFCTKIEEFPPGHYLYSKEGEYKKWHVREWEEFENVKDNPASIEELAQSLEDAVQRQLMSDVPYGVLLSGGLDSSITSALAKKFSSKRIEEGGTKDAWWPQLHSFVIGLEGSPDLAAARKVADHIGTVHHEIHYTIQEGLDAIRDVIYHIETYDVTTVRASTPMYMIARVIKSMGIKMVLTGEGADEIFGGYLYFHKAPNAEEFHKESVRKVRRLNLYDCLRANKSLASWGVEGRVPFLDKEFLDVAMRFNPEAKMAKDGKMEKHCLREGFAKYLPEEVAWRQKEQFSDGVGYGWIDTLKQIANDKVSDEMMANAQYRFPVNPPMNKEEYVYREIYSEHFPSDAAASCVPSEASIACSTAAALEWDASFQGNADPSGRAVNAVHEKGAKFTDIKKK